Proteins encoded within one genomic window of Bacillus sp. 1NLA3E:
- a CDS encoding DUF2624 domain-containing protein: MEVKIFENIINYKLKSITAEELLKYANQFQLKLSKSQAEKIAKYLRGSSLNIFQDAQRAQVIKDIAKIAGPETAIEINKLFITFTR; this comes from the coding sequence ATGGAAGTGAAGATTTTTGAAAACATTATTAATTACAAGCTGAAATCCATTACGGCTGAAGAATTATTAAAATATGCCAATCAATTCCAACTTAAACTTTCCAAAAGTCAGGCAGAAAAAATCGCCAAATACTTAAGAGGAAGCAGCCTTAATATCTTCCAAGATGCACAACGTGCTCAAGTGATTAAAGACATCGCCAAAATTGCTGGTCCTGAAACAGCTATTGAAATTAATAAACTCTTTATTACATTTACTAGATAA
- a CDS encoding deoxyribonuclease IV, translated as MLKIGSHVSMSGKKMLLAASEEAVSYGANTFMVYTGAPQNTRRKKIEDLNIEAGQKHMELNGIGEIVVHAPYIINIGNTTNIATFELGVNFLRTEIERSEAIGAKQIVLHPGAHVSAGTELGIKRIVEGLNEVITGKENIQIALETMAGKGSECGKNFEELAMIIDGVNYNDKLSVCFDTCHTHDAGYDIVEDFDGVLNQFDKIIGVDRLRVLHINDSKNERGMRKDRHENIGFGKIGFKTLNYIVHHPQLMSVPKILETPYVGEDKNDKRPPYKHEIAMLRNQVFNENLLDEIMQG; from the coding sequence ATGTTGAAAATTGGATCACATGTTTCAATGAGTGGGAAAAAAATGTTATTAGCTGCTAGTGAAGAAGCGGTTTCTTATGGTGCCAATACGTTTATGGTATATACAGGAGCTCCTCAAAATACAAGACGTAAAAAGATTGAAGACTTGAATATTGAGGCCGGGCAAAAGCATATGGAACTAAATGGAATCGGTGAAATCGTCGTCCATGCCCCGTATATTATTAACATCGGTAACACCACTAACATAGCTACATTCGAGCTTGGGGTTAATTTTTTAAGGACCGAAATCGAACGCTCAGAAGCGATTGGGGCAAAACAAATTGTGCTTCATCCTGGTGCCCATGTAAGTGCAGGAACAGAGTTAGGTATAAAAAGGATAGTTGAAGGTCTTAATGAAGTAATAACAGGAAAAGAGAATATCCAAATCGCACTTGAAACGATGGCAGGAAAAGGATCAGAATGTGGCAAAAACTTTGAGGAACTTGCGATGATTATCGATGGAGTAAACTACAATGATAAACTATCTGTTTGCTTTGATACATGTCACACACATGATGCTGGTTATGATATTGTCGAGGATTTTGACGGGGTCCTAAACCAGTTTGATAAAATTATCGGAGTTGACCGGTTAAGAGTATTACACATTAATGATAGTAAAAATGAGCGAGGCATGAGAAAAGACCGCCATGAAAATATCGGTTTTGGGAAAATTGGTTTCAAAACGCTCAACTATATTGTACATCACCCACAATTAATGAGTGTTCCTAAAATACTTGAGACTCCATATGTTGGGGAAGATAAAAACGATAAAAGACCACCTTATAAGCATGAAATTGCTATGCTACGAAATCAGGTTTTCAATGAAAACCTTCTAGACGAAATCATGCAAGGATAA
- a CDS encoding DEAD/DEAH box helicase, translating into MNNTKFDRYEFKPFIIDAIKELGFREPTEIQERIIPLVLKEESTIGQSQTGTGKTHAYILPILQKIDWTRPEVQAVIQAPTRELADQIYREILKMTAHCRPGEEITARCYMGGTDKKRTIEKLKIQPHIVVGTPGRINELVKDLALVVFTADILVVDEADLVLDMGFIEDVDQVASRMAGKLKMFVFSATIPEKLKPFLKKYMENPQFVHIAPKHIAAEKIEHLLLPSRHRNKVTLTYEALKLLNPYLAIVFTNTKRTADEVADALIQKGLKVGRIHGDLTPRERKKVMKQVKDLGFQYIVATDLAARGIDIDGVSHVINFELPADLDFYVHRVGRTARAGNSGVALTIYDLSDEDALIRLEKMGIQFKHVDIQKGEWAVIGERNKRKSRQKQNDEIKEKAKAHVRKPNKVKPGYKKKMQAEVEKVEKRQRRLNRGNK; encoded by the coding sequence ATGAATAATACCAAGTTTGATCGATATGAATTTAAACCGTTCATAATAGATGCAATAAAAGAATTGGGGTTCCGTGAACCAACTGAAATCCAAGAACGAATCATACCATTAGTTTTAAAAGAAGAAAGCACTATTGGCCAATCGCAAACAGGTACAGGAAAAACGCATGCATACATTTTACCAATCCTGCAAAAAATCGACTGGACCCGTCCAGAAGTACAGGCAGTTATTCAAGCTCCAACCAGAGAACTAGCAGATCAGATTTACAGGGAAATCCTTAAAATGACTGCACATTGTCGACCTGGAGAAGAAATTACCGCCCGTTGCTATATGGGGGGGACGGATAAAAAGAGGACGATTGAAAAATTAAAAATTCAGCCTCATATTGTCGTAGGGACTCCAGGGAGAATCAATGAGCTTGTGAAAGATCTGGCTCTAGTTGTTTTTACTGCAGATATTCTAGTTGTCGATGAAGCAGATTTAGTGCTGGATATGGGATTTATCGAGGATGTTGACCAAGTAGCTTCAAGAATGGCAGGGAAGCTAAAAATGTTCGTATTCTCGGCTACTATTCCAGAAAAGCTAAAACCATTTTTAAAGAAATACATGGAAAATCCCCAATTTGTTCATATTGCACCAAAACACATCGCTGCGGAAAAGATTGAACACTTATTGCTTCCTTCACGTCATCGAAATAAGGTAACCTTAACTTACGAGGCGTTAAAGCTTTTAAACCCTTACTTGGCGATTGTATTTACCAATACAAAAAGGACAGCTGATGAAGTGGCAGATGCTCTTATTCAAAAAGGATTAAAAGTTGGCCGAATCCACGGAGACTTAACTCCTCGTGAACGAAAAAAGGTCATGAAGCAAGTGAAGGATTTAGGATTCCAATACATTGTAGCTACAGATCTTGCAGCACGTGGCATCGATATTGATGGTGTAAGCCACGTTATTAACTTCGAGCTACCAGCTGATTTGGACTTTTATGTGCACCGCGTTGGAAGGACAGCAAGGGCTGGTAATTCTGGAGTGGCACTCACTATTTATGACCTATCTGATGAGGATGCATTGATTCGTCTTGAAAAAATGGGTATTCAGTTCAAGCATGTTGATATCCAAAAGGGAGAATGGGCTGTAATAGGGGAGCGTAACAAGCGGAAAAGTCGTCAAAAACAAAACGATGAAATTAAAGAAAAAGCTAAAGCACATGTCCGTAAACCTAATAAAGTAAAACCTGGCTACAAAAAGAAAATGCAAGCAGAAGTAGAAAAAGTCGAAAAACGCCAAAGACGGTTAAATCGCGGAAATAAATAA
- the vrrA gene encoding VrrA/YqfQ family protein: MPQRQQMPFNWGIPTNQMGQFQRPPFNPGMNRPMGQMGQMGQMGQMPRMGQMRSPQGSQGGGILSRLLGKGKTARGGFLGMNPMAGGGAAPGGSFLKSFTNPTAISGFLNNTQQVLRAAQQIGPMVSQYGPLMRNLPAMWRLYRGLKDGTVENAEDQDDQSTESKGKDESSSTSKDKKTSRAESRQSIIRKSKPLTANGVENRDFSGRMANEEESQDNRSRKRRRSTSATEDRKNKVQITNKSRESVANKERKGHSTEYDWDDESEDKPIQKGNSIPRLYI; encoded by the coding sequence ATGCCACAAAGACAACAAATGCCATTTAATTGGGGGATACCCACTAATCAAATGGGTCAATTTCAACGCCCCCCTTTTAATCCGGGAATGAACAGACCTATGGGGCAAATGGGTCAGATGGGTCAGATGGGTCAAATGCCACGAATGGGGCAAATGCGGTCACCCCAGGGCAGCCAAGGTGGGGGAATCCTTTCAAGGCTACTAGGTAAAGGAAAAACGGCAAGGGGAGGATTCCTTGGAATGAACCCCATGGCCGGTGGAGGAGCAGCACCTGGAGGTTCCTTTTTAAAGTCGTTCACCAACCCAACTGCAATTTCTGGATTTCTAAATAATACCCAACAAGTACTACGGGCTGCTCAACAAATCGGACCGATGGTTTCACAATACGGACCACTCATGCGGAATTTACCAGCCATGTGGAGGCTATACCGTGGATTAAAAGATGGAACAGTAGAAAACGCAGAAGATCAGGATGATCAATCTACAGAGTCAAAGGGTAAGGATGAATCATCAAGTACTTCGAAAGATAAAAAAACTTCTAGAGCAGAATCTCGTCAGTCAATCATTCGAAAAAGTAAACCTTTAACAGCCAATGGTGTAGAGAACAGAGATTTTAGTGGTAGAATGGCAAACGAGGAAGAAAGTCAGGATAATCGAAGCCGAAAAAGAAGGAGAAGCACTAGCGCCACCGAGGATAGGAAGAATAAAGTCCAAATCACAAACAAGTCCCGTGAATCGGTAGCCAATAAAGAAAGGAAAGGTCATTCTACTGAATACGATTGGGATGATGAGTCAGAGGATAAACCGATTCAAAAAGGAAACTCTATCCCAAGACTTTATATATAA
- a CDS encoding 4-hydroxy-3-methylbut-2-enyl diphosphate reductase, which produces MNVIKISPRGYCYGVVDAMVIARNAALDKTLPRPIYILGMIVHNKHVTDAFEEEGIITLDGKNRLEILEKVDKGTVIFTAHGISPEVRELAKQKGLVTIDATCPDVTKTHNLILEKEKEGYQIIYIGKKGHPEPEGAVGVAPHAVHLVETVADVESLTLSADHIIVTNQTTMSQWDVNHIMETVKNKFPHVEIHNEICMATQVRQEAVADKASEADVLIVVGDPKSNNSNRLAQVSEEIASTKAYRIADITELNLDWLKDAKTVAVTSGASTPTPITKEVITFLEQFDPANELTWVKEKKVPLNKILPKIKNT; this is translated from the coding sequence ATGAATGTTATTAAAATTTCACCACGGGGATATTGTTACGGTGTTGTCGATGCTATGGTCATTGCTCGAAATGCCGCTTTAGATAAAACTTTACCTAGACCAATTTATATACTAGGGATGATTGTTCACAATAAACATGTTACCGACGCCTTTGAGGAAGAAGGAATTATTACCTTAGACGGAAAAAACCGTCTTGAAATCCTCGAGAAAGTAGATAAGGGTACCGTTATTTTTACTGCACATGGGATTTCTCCTGAAGTTCGTGAATTAGCTAAACAAAAGGGATTGGTGACAATTGATGCCACTTGCCCTGATGTGACGAAAACTCACAACTTGATTTTGGAAAAAGAAAAAGAAGGTTACCAAATTATTTATATAGGAAAAAAAGGACATCCTGAGCCAGAAGGAGCTGTCGGAGTTGCACCTCACGCAGTCCACTTGGTAGAAACAGTGGCAGATGTCGAGTCGCTCACATTATCTGCAGATCATATTATTGTGACCAACCAAACAACCATGAGCCAATGGGATGTCAATCACATCATGGAAACAGTAAAAAATAAATTTCCTCATGTTGAAATCCATAATGAAATTTGTATGGCAACTCAAGTGCGCCAAGAAGCAGTGGCGGATAAAGCGAGTGAGGCTGATGTATTAATTGTGGTTGGTGATCCCAAAAGCAATAACTCAAACCGGCTCGCCCAAGTTTCTGAAGAAATTGCTTCAACTAAGGCCTACCGAATCGCAGATATTACTGAATTGAATTTGGACTGGTTAAAGGATGCAAAGACGGTTGCTGTTACTTCAGGTGCCTCCACTCCTACACCTATCACTAAGGAAGTCATCACGTTTCTTGAACAATTCGATCCAGCTAATGAGTTGACTTGGGTAAAAGAAAAGAAAGTTCCCTTAAATAAGATTTTACCGAAGATAAAGAATACTTAA
- a CDS encoding Nif3-like dinuclear metal center hexameric protein, whose product MKKVNGHEIIGLFEQFSPKGYAMEGDKIGLQIGRLNKPVENVMITLDLLENVVDEAIQKNVQLIIAHHPPIFRPLQKIATDTAQGRTIEKLIKHDIAVYAAHTNLDVVSGGVNDLLAEALGLQNVELLVPTYEMKLKKLVVFVPRTHNEQVRNALGEVGAGAIGNYSHCTYSGEGTGHFLPGKMANPFIGSPGVVEAVQEDRIETIFPESIEKKVLIAMLKAHPYEEVAYDIYPLDNKGEQLGLGRIGTVAEISLGDFANHVKKVFGLSGIRVVGDLRTPIKKVAVLGGDGNKYWSQAKFKGADVYVTGDMYYHVAHDAMLSGLNIIDPGHHVEMVMKQGVTNVLEKMCGEKGYEVNIFPSELNTDPFQFV is encoded by the coding sequence ATGAAAAAGGTCAATGGTCATGAAATCATAGGATTGTTTGAGCAATTTTCTCCGAAAGGTTATGCCATGGAAGGAGATAAAATTGGGTTGCAAATAGGACGCTTAAACAAACCGGTTGAAAACGTCATGATTACGTTAGACTTACTCGAGAATGTTGTAGATGAGGCGATTCAAAAAAATGTTCAATTAATTATTGCTCATCATCCGCCTATTTTCCGCCCCTTACAAAAAATAGCCACCGACACAGCCCAAGGGCGGACTATCGAAAAATTGATTAAGCATGACATTGCTGTGTATGCTGCGCATACAAATTTGGACGTTGTCAGCGGTGGGGTCAATGACCTCTTGGCTGAAGCACTTGGTTTGCAAAATGTAGAACTGTTAGTACCAACCTATGAAATGAAATTAAAAAAATTAGTTGTTTTTGTACCTAGAACACATAATGAACAGGTTCGGAACGCTTTAGGTGAAGTTGGAGCAGGGGCAATTGGAAACTACAGTCATTGTACGTATAGCGGTGAGGGAACAGGTCATTTTCTTCCCGGAAAGATGGCAAACCCGTTCATCGGAAGTCCCGGAGTAGTTGAAGCGGTTCAAGAGGATCGTATTGAAACAATTTTTCCGGAATCAATCGAAAAAAAGGTACTAATTGCCATGCTAAAGGCCCATCCATACGAAGAGGTGGCTTACGATATTTATCCTTTGGATAATAAAGGGGAACAGCTAGGTCTTGGCAGAATAGGAACGGTAGCTGAAATAAGCTTGGGGGATTTTGCTAATCATGTGAAAAAGGTATTTGGACTAAGCGGCATCCGCGTAGTAGGGGATTTGCGAACTCCAATTAAAAAGGTTGCTGTTCTAGGTGGTGACGGTAATAAGTATTGGAGTCAAGCAAAGTTTAAAGGTGCAGATGTGTATGTAACAGGCGATATGTACTATCATGTTGCCCATGATGCGATGCTTTCGGGCTTAAATATCATCGATCCAGGTCATCACGTTGAAATGGTGATGAAACAGGGGGTCACAAATGTTTTGGAGAAAATGTGTGGTGAAAAGGGCTATGAAGTTAATATCTTCCCGTCAGAGCTCAATACCGATCCATTTCAGTTTGTTTGA
- a CDS encoding tRNA (adenine(22)-N(1))-methyltransferase, with the protein MNTEILSHRLQTVVKYIPDGFRLADIGSDHAYLPCHVVQKGIVPFAIAGEVVEGPFQSAVRQVELEGLVSKIFVRLGDGLEVIAHDEVDCITICGMGGALISAILERGKSKLGKIKRLVLQPNVGSSTLRKWLINNGWKLIDEEIISEDGKVYEILVAEQGDPLTCYDDDIEEGLLLGPFLKRQQNEAFKQKWQGEKENWQRILAAIEHAGDKPENRLKRQELLQKIKIVEGALKA; encoded by the coding sequence ATGAATACTGAAATATTATCGCATAGACTACAAACGGTTGTTAAATATATTCCGGATGGTTTTAGATTAGCGGATATTGGCTCAGACCATGCCTATCTTCCTTGTCATGTTGTCCAAAAAGGAATTGTTCCTTTCGCAATAGCTGGTGAGGTAGTAGAAGGTCCGTTTCAATCCGCTGTCAGGCAGGTGGAACTTGAGGGGCTTGTGTCAAAAATATTTGTTCGGCTAGGTGATGGGCTCGAGGTTATTGCACATGATGAGGTCGATTGTATTACGATCTGTGGGATGGGGGGGGCACTGATATCCGCTATTTTAGAACGAGGTAAGTCTAAGCTAGGAAAGATAAAACGATTAGTCCTACAGCCAAATGTGGGCTCTAGTACACTCCGTAAATGGTTAATAAATAATGGATGGAAACTTATTGATGAAGAAATTATTTCTGAAGACGGTAAGGTTTATGAAATACTTGTTGCGGAACAGGGGGATCCTCTTACGTGCTACGACGATGATATTGAAGAAGGACTATTACTCGGTCCTTTCTTAAAAAGACAGCAAAATGAGGCGTTTAAGCAGAAATGGCAAGGAGAAAAGGAAAATTGGCAACGTATCTTGGCAGCAATTGAACATGCAGGGGATAAACCTGAAAATAGGTTAAAAAGACAGGAGCTTTTGCAAAAAATAAAGATTGTTGAGGGGGCTTTAAAAGCATGA
- the cccA gene encoding cytochrome c550: MNRNPIIPFVVIMVFGIGLMFLLSFKGLGDAKDLAEEKDGGGTKTETVAEKPEDIYQKSCIGCHGDQYQGGVGPKLKGVGTRRSDDEIKTIITKGKNAMPPGLVSEDKAPEMVKWLKTLK; the protein is encoded by the coding sequence ATGAATCGTAATCCGATCATTCCGTTCGTGGTCATCATGGTGTTTGGAATTGGGTTAATGTTTTTGCTATCATTCAAAGGGCTAGGGGATGCAAAAGATCTTGCTGAAGAGAAAGATGGTGGCGGGACGAAAACTGAAACAGTTGCTGAAAAACCAGAAGACATCTATCAAAAGAGCTGTATCGGTTGTCACGGGGACCAATATCAAGGTGGCGTTGGTCCAAAGTTAAAAGGGGTAGGTACTCGTAGATCTGATGATGAAATTAAAACCATCATCACAAAAGGAAAAAATGCAATGCCTCCTGGTTTAGTTTCTGAGGATAAAGCACCTGAAATGGTAAAATGGTTAAAGACCCTAAAGTAA
- the rpoD gene encoding RNA polymerase sigma factor RpoD — translation MAEKPARSKEVDSEMTLEQMKDQLTLTGKKTGVLNYDDIAEKLAQFELDSHQMDEFYEFLGDQGIELNGDSDDEDPSGPDLSKEDEEEFDLNDLSVPPGVKINDPVRMYLKEIGRVDLLSAEEEINLATRIEEGDEEAKRRLAEANLRLVVSIAKRYVGRGMLFLDLIQEGNMGLIKAVEKFDYRKGFKFSTYATWWIRQAITRAIADQARTIRIPVHMVETINKLIRVQRQLLQDLGREPTPEEIAEDMDLTPDKVREILKIAQEPVSLETPIGEEDDSHLGDFIEDQDATSPSEHAAYELLKEQLEDVLDTLTDREENVLRLRFGLDDGRTRTLEEVGKVFGVTRERIRQIEAKALRKLRHPSRSKRLKDFLE, via the coding sequence ATGGCTGAAAAACCAGCCCGTTCAAAAGAGGTTGATTCAGAGATGACCCTGGAACAAATGAAGGACCAGTTAACACTAACTGGTAAAAAAACAGGTGTCCTTAATTATGATGACATAGCAGAGAAATTGGCTCAGTTTGAATTAGATTCTCATCAAATGGATGAGTTTTATGAGTTCTTAGGGGACCAGGGGATTGAATTAAATGGAGATAGTGATGATGAGGACCCGAGTGGTCCGGATTTATCGAAAGAGGATGAGGAAGAGTTTGACTTAAACGACCTCAGTGTACCTCCAGGTGTTAAAATCAATGATCCAGTTCGAATGTACTTAAAGGAAATTGGCCGTGTCGATCTACTTTCAGCTGAAGAGGAGATCAATTTAGCAACTCGAATTGAAGAAGGCGACGAAGAAGCAAAAAGACGTCTTGCCGAGGCTAATCTAAGGCTTGTTGTCAGCATTGCCAAGCGTTATGTTGGACGCGGAATGCTTTTCCTTGATCTTATTCAAGAAGGCAATATGGGGCTAATTAAGGCAGTTGAAAAATTCGATTATCGAAAAGGTTTTAAATTCAGTACGTATGCTACATGGTGGATTCGTCAGGCCATCACTCGAGCAATTGCCGACCAAGCTAGAACGATTCGTATTCCAGTGCATATGGTTGAAACAATTAATAAATTGATCAGGGTTCAAAGACAATTACTTCAGGATCTTGGGCGTGAACCAACTCCAGAAGAAATTGCCGAGGATATGGATTTAACTCCTGATAAGGTTCGTGAAATTTTAAAAATAGCTCAAGAACCTGTATCTTTAGAAACTCCAATCGGGGAAGAAGATGATTCCCATCTTGGTGATTTCATAGAAGATCAGGATGCCACATCTCCTTCTGAGCATGCTGCCTACGAGTTGTTGAAAGAACAGCTGGAAGATGTGCTCGATACATTGACTGACCGTGAAGAAAATGTACTTCGTCTTCGTTTTGGTTTAGACGATGGCCGCACAAGGACACTTGAAGAGGTTGGTAAGGTCTTTGGTGTTACTCGGGAACGGATTCGCCAAATTGAAGCCAAAGCACTACGAAAACTTAGACACCCAAGTCGTAGTAAACGTTTAAAGGATTTTCTAGAATAA
- the dnaG gene encoding DNA primase has product MAELIAEEKINQIRQSVDIVDVISEYVQLKKQGRNYFGLCPFHGEGTPSFSVSPDKQIFHCFGCGAGGNVFSFLMEKDGLTFQEAALKLADKANIDLQIQTNLPAKTIPKDFQLMLDAHDLLRKFYHHLLINTKDGQHALEYLLSRGFTTESIEKFQIGYALSSWDYTVKFLTKKGFTLELLEKSGLIAKRERDGAALDRFRNRIMFPIFDRNGNTIAFSGRSLGGEDPKYLNSPETAIFNKSKILYNYHLARSHIRKHQQAVLFEGFADVIAADRSGVVNGVATMGTSLTEEHVEMIRRNSQSVTICYDADHAGIEAAFRAGNMLANAGINVSIGIMPDGLDPDDYIKQFGADKFLNDVIGASVTFMSFKLLYFRRGKNLQHEGERLHYIEEVIKEISKLSKAVERDHYLRQISNEFSLSLDALLQQSQIYSGANQEKKGTPKKEQRPPMLIKKQIDQLKPAYHNAERHLIAHMLKSSQVTYRVQDLLQGNTFNIDEHQAIFTYLLGFYEEGNQPDPSLFLNFIHDNRLHRVVTEIEMMLVNEELTEKELSDYIKQVLNYQKMLKIKEKVVEEKEAERQKDFSKAAAIAMEIIQLRKSL; this is encoded by the coding sequence ATGGCAGAATTAATTGCCGAAGAAAAAATTAATCAAATTCGTCAATCAGTTGATATAGTGGATGTTATAAGCGAATATGTTCAACTGAAGAAGCAAGGACGCAATTATTTTGGACTTTGTCCTTTTCATGGTGAAGGCACCCCTTCATTTTCGGTTTCGCCCGATAAGCAAATTTTCCATTGCTTCGGATGTGGTGCTGGGGGAAACGTATTTTCATTCTTAATGGAAAAGGATGGACTAACATTTCAAGAAGCAGCGTTAAAGTTAGCAGATAAGGCAAACATCGATCTCCAGATTCAGACTAACCTTCCCGCTAAAACGATCCCAAAGGATTTCCAATTAATGTTGGATGCCCACGATTTATTACGTAAATTTTACCATCATTTGTTAATAAATACAAAAGATGGTCAGCATGCTCTTGAGTATTTGTTATCAAGAGGATTTACAACTGAATCAATTGAAAAATTCCAAATTGGATATGCCTTGTCCTCATGGGACTACACCGTCAAATTTTTAACAAAAAAGGGTTTTACTCTTGAACTGCTAGAAAAATCCGGATTGATTGCAAAAAGAGAACGGGATGGTGCCGCGCTTGACAGGTTCCGAAACCGTATCATGTTTCCGATTTTTGATCGAAATGGAAATACGATTGCCTTTTCTGGGAGATCGCTCGGGGGCGAAGACCCCAAATACCTAAATAGTCCCGAAACGGCAATCTTTAATAAAAGTAAAATTTTATATAACTATCATTTAGCAAGGTCGCATATTCGAAAGCACCAACAAGCTGTGCTTTTTGAAGGCTTTGCTGATGTCATAGCGGCAGACCGTTCCGGTGTAGTAAACGGCGTTGCCACAATGGGTACATCTCTCACAGAAGAACATGTAGAAATGATTCGTCGAAATAGCCAGTCTGTAACAATTTGTTATGATGCTGACCATGCAGGTATTGAAGCGGCCTTTCGAGCTGGTAATATGCTGGCAAATGCAGGTATCAACGTATCAATAGGAATTATGCCAGACGGACTAGATCCTGATGATTACATCAAACAATTTGGAGCAGACAAGTTTCTAAATGATGTAATTGGGGCTAGTGTCACTTTTATGTCCTTTAAACTTCTTTATTTTCGCCGTGGAAAAAATCTTCAACATGAAGGAGAACGTCTCCATTATATCGAAGAAGTAATAAAAGAAATCAGCAAATTATCAAAGGCCGTAGAAAGGGACCATTATTTACGGCAGATTTCGAATGAATTTTCACTTTCCTTGGATGCACTTTTACAACAATCACAGATTTACAGTGGTGCTAATCAAGAAAAAAAAGGAACACCGAAAAAAGAACAACGACCACCAATGTTGATCAAAAAACAAATAGATCAATTAAAGCCTGCATATCATAATGCGGAAAGGCATTTAATTGCACACATGCTAAAAAGCAGTCAGGTCACATATAGAGTTCAAGATTTACTGCAAGGAAATACCTTTAACATTGATGAGCACCAGGCTATTTTTACTTACTTACTTGGTTTTTACGAAGAAGGAAATCAACCAGATCCCAGTTTATTTTTAAACTTTATTCATGATAATCGTCTTCATAGAGTTGTAACTGAGATCGAAATGATGTTGGTTAATGAGGAATTAACCGAAAAGGAATTATCTGATTATATCAAGCAGGTGTTGAATTATCAAAAAATGTTAAAGATAAAAGAAAAAGTGGTAGAAGAAAAAGAAGCGGAACGTCAAAAAGATTTTTCTAAAGCAGCTGCTATCGCAATGGAAATCATTCAACTACGCAAGTCGCTATAG
- a CDS encoding DUF188 domain-containing protein yields MWSDVELLVIKLTKRLFLSMPRPVKHEILEVAKEFLFEVIFVTSYGHMSNYSFDECWIYVEEEKDTVVTQDIRVASTLLPKENSVLSPKGILYKEKDMDTALDLRFISARPAVMDIMEKVQNHIPRGIG; encoded by the coding sequence ATGTGGAGTGATGTAGAATTATTAGTAATAAAATTAACTAAACGACTCTTTTTGTCGATGCCACGTCCAGTCAAACATGAAATATTGGAAGTTGCAAAGGAATTCTTGTTTGAGGTTATTTTTGTTACATCTTATGGACACATGTCCAACTACTCGTTTGATGAATGTTGGATTTATGTTGAGGAGGAGAAGGATACTGTTGTTACCCAGGATATTAGGGTAGCTTCCACTCTTTTGCCAAAGGAGAATTCTGTTCTCTCTCCAAAAGGAATTTTGTACAAAGAAAAAGACATGGATACAGCTCTTGATTTGAGATTCATTTCAGCAAGGCCCGCCGTCATGGATATTATGGAAAAGGTCCAAAACCATATTCCAAGGGGGATCGGTTGA
- a CDS encoding pyruvate, water dikinase regulatory protein encodes MNKLPIIYVVSDSVGETAELVTKAAISQFNGANVTIKRFPYVEDKTNIDEVISLVKLDRGMLAYTLVKPEIRNYMREIAIRENIHACDLIGPLMDQIELLCGKTPANEPGLVRKLDEEYFKKVEAIEFAVKYDDGRDPRGIIKADIVLIGVSRTSKTPLSQYLAHKRLKVANVPIVPEVDPPEEIFKSAPDKCFALKISPEKLNHIRRERLISLGLNDSASYANIERIKAELAYFEKVVAKIGCPVIDVTNKAVEETANVILNLYQKKVHG; translated from the coding sequence ATGAATAAGCTACCAATTATTTATGTTGTATCTGATTCAGTGGGGGAAACAGCTGAGTTAGTTACCAAAGCGGCAATTAGCCAATTTAATGGTGCAAATGTAACAATTAAACGATTTCCCTATGTAGAAGATAAGACAAATATAGATGAGGTAATTTCTTTAGTGAAATTAGACCGAGGGATGCTTGCATATACATTGGTTAAACCAGAGATTCGCAACTATATGCGGGAAATTGCAATTAGGGAAAACATTCATGCTTGCGATCTGATTGGACCACTTATGGACCAAATCGAGTTGCTATGTGGAAAGACACCAGCAAATGAACCGGGACTTGTACGTAAGCTAGATGAAGAATACTTTAAAAAAGTAGAGGCAATTGAATTTGCGGTTAAATATGATGATGGACGAGACCCGCGTGGGATTATTAAAGCAGATATCGTCTTAATTGGTGTATCAAGAACTTCAAAAACGCCACTTTCACAATATTTAGCTCACAAAAGATTAAAAGTAGCAAATGTCCCCATTGTACCTGAAGTGGATCCCCCAGAAGAAATTTTTAAATCTGCACCAGATAAATGCTTTGCATTAAAAATAAGTCCTGAAAAATTAAATCATATACGAAGAGAACGGTTAATTTCCCTTGGACTAAATGATAGTGCAAGCTATGCTAACATTGAACGGATCAAAGCGGAGTTAGCTTATTTTGAAAAAGTCGTGGCTAAAATTGGTTGTCCTGTAATCGATGTAACTAATAAAGCAGTTGAAGAAACTGCAAATGTTATTTTGAATTTGTATCAAAAGAAGGTACATGGGTAA